Part of the Vagococcus jeotgali genome, AAGTTTCCCATTCTTTTTTCCCATACATGACAAGCTCTTCCCCAAGCCTACCATTTACCTCTCCTTGCCTGATAATCAAAGTCAATTCTGGAGTTAAAAAATGCCACTGTTTCATCGGCTCATTCATAAAATAGCCTCTTTCGATTTCCCTTTGAATTTCTCGTGCCATCTCTTGCATCAAAGGTGAATACCCATCTTGTTCCATCACTAAAACAACAGATTTAAATGTCATCCCCTGTGATAATAAATTCCCCCATTCTGTTGCAAAAAGGGCAGTGTAATAACTGGTTACTAACTTCCCAACAATAGGTGTCTTAGCTAAAAAATTCATTTTAATAACTTCTGATTTTTCACCTAGATATTTTATGATTAAAAAGAAAGTCAGTAATCCTACCAATATAGACAAACTACCCCACCTCAACCCTTGATCTAGCCAGGCAAAAGACTTGGGAGCAGATGACTCTTGATCCATGGATAAACTAGATAATTGCGGTATGATAAACTGTTTCATACCTATTAGCATCAAGACTAAAAATAGCAATAAAGTTACCGGGTAACTTAGTATCTTTAGCATATCTTTTTGCTGTTTTCCTTTTTCACTCATTTGTTTTGACATTCTTTTCAAGGTAGAAACCATATCCCCATGAATTTCAGCAAAACGCAAAGGAGCTAATTGATTTTTCGTAAACCCTAATGTTTCTAAACTTTTTGCTAACGTGTCACCTTTTAGTAATCTCTTTTCAATATAACGAAGCTTCCCTTTTTGTTTCTTAGATACCATCATCATAAAATGAATACTTTGTTCTAAACTAAAGCCATTGTCTAAAAGTTCCCCTAACAGCGTCATAAATCTTTGTCTTTCTAATTTACTAAACCTATTTGACTTCTCACCTTTTTTTATAGATTTCCAAAACTTCTTTAGTGATTTTTTCTTGTTTATACGCCAATTGTAAGTTTTTTTCCCACTCATTATTTTCCTCATTATCTAATATGTCATATAACACACCATATTCATGATTTTTCATAGGAATCATCTCTTGGTAAACCACTCCTTTCACACTTTCTTTAATATCTTGATCAGATATCCCTAGTTCTTTCAATCTAATCAATACACCTTTTTGATTCATAGCATGAATCGTTGAAAATACTAAGTGTCCTGTTAAACCAGCACGAACTGCCATTTTGGCTGTTTCACTATCTCTGATTTCACCAATCAACAATACATCTGGTCTATGTCTTAAACAAACTTTGATTAACTCTTGGTAAGTTAAAC contains:
- the comGB gene encoding competence type IV pilus assembly protein ComGB — encoded protein: MSGKKTYNWRINKKKSLKKFWKSIKKGEKSNRFSKLERQRFMTLLGELLDNGFSLEQSIHFMMMVSKKQKGKLRYIEKRLLKGDTLAKSLETLGFTKNQLAPLRFAEIHGDMVSTLKRMSKQMSEKGKQQKDMLKILSYPVTLLLFLVLMLIGMKQFIIPQLSSLSMDQESSAPKSFAWLDQGLRWGSLSILVGLLTFFLIIKYLGEKSEVIKMNFLAKTPIVGKLVTSYYTALFATEWGNLLSQGMTFKSVVLVMEQDGYSPLMQEMAREIQREIERGYFMNEPMKQWHFLTPELTLIIRQGEVNGRLGEELVMYGKKEWETFISEGEKIIQYLQPMTFILIAVLIVSIYGSLLLPIYGGMGEFY